Proteins encoded by one window of Luteolibacter rhizosphaerae:
- the frr gene encoding ribosome recycling factor, whose product MDPETAILETEESMEKAVEYLHHEFATVRTGKASPGLIENIDVHVPSYGSTMKLKQLAMITAPEARLLEVKVFDPSTTQDVERAIRESRLGLNPAAASMSLRIPIPELSEERRIQMVKLVKQLAEEAKVRVRSARKDGMDMAKKLKNDNLLTEDGQKDHETEVQKLTDKYVKIIDEQVAAKEKEVMKV is encoded by the coding sequence ATGGACCCGGAAACCGCCATCCTCGAAACCGAAGAATCCATGGAAAAGGCCGTGGAGTACCTTCACCACGAATTCGCCACCGTCCGCACGGGCAAGGCCTCCCCGGGCTTGATCGAGAACATCGACGTCCATGTCCCGAGCTACGGCAGCACCATGAAGCTCAAGCAACTGGCGATGATCACCGCGCCGGAAGCCCGCCTGCTCGAAGTGAAGGTCTTCGACCCCTCCACCACGCAGGATGTGGAGCGCGCCATCCGCGAGTCCCGCCTCGGCCTCAATCCCGCCGCGGCCAGCATGTCGCTGAGGATTCCGATTCCGGAACTCTCCGAGGAGCGTCGCATCCAGATGGTGAAGCTGGTCAAGCAGCTCGCCGAGGAGGCCAAGGTCCGTGTCCGCTCCGCCCGCAAGGACGGCATGGACATGGCCAAGAAGCTCAAGAACGACAATCTCCTGACCGAGGACGGACAGAAGGACCACGAAACCGAGGTCCAGAAGCTCACCGACAAGTACGTGAAGATCATCGACGAGCAGGTCGCCGCCAAGGAGAAGGAAGTGATGAAGGTCTGA
- a CDS encoding PA2928 family protein, which yields MKKFFSLFLFLLIGAVLVWKWKSLGTQIHLAPAEIVGGVFRTEDPAPGRLYYLTSQWEKRVSRIGTRSSSTRTVGWLNIDLWEIDAATAQPVVRRRIKQAKVHGDSKALGLEQGILWARIPELVGIRVSDGQIVADSAKIEARNPSLAGFMPKPPQAGYFLTDSMQPLKFSAQTGMLVRLDDARVMRIDPLTLEATPHVEAKAANQSAEGPEASTPVYGMAPVSPANGMDWYAMVRGLAIEKSGGKEWIGLLAEPDLAMLQERHVVTHQMDFTVPRRQRLYRAEIETVQEFLGLRTVYKNPAVLPESPEFLMAGLLTQGPGGYGQQSALWRREPDSVFVLSRDRLGEDGRLQLSRVTGPKGAPAWSTALPLSNMSAWLPGERHALMLGPAPSAEHSPMAEENENPAQHILSIDLQTGAIQSFNPDLHRDWPAEGNPAPAS from the coding sequence GTGAAAAAGTTCTTCTCCCTCTTCTTGTTTCTCCTGATCGGCGCCGTGCTGGTCTGGAAGTGGAAAAGCCTCGGCACGCAGATCCATCTCGCGCCGGCGGAGATCGTGGGCGGCGTCTTCCGGACCGAGGACCCGGCTCCAGGAAGACTCTACTATTTGACCAGCCAGTGGGAGAAGCGCGTCAGCCGCATCGGTACCCGTAGCTCCAGCACCAGAACCGTCGGCTGGCTCAATATCGATCTCTGGGAGATCGATGCCGCCACCGCGCAGCCCGTCGTGCGCCGCAGGATCAAGCAGGCGAAGGTGCATGGTGATTCCAAGGCTCTGGGCTTGGAGCAGGGGATTCTTTGGGCCCGCATTCCCGAGCTCGTCGGGATCCGTGTGTCGGATGGGCAGATCGTCGCGGATAGCGCGAAGATCGAAGCCCGCAATCCCTCGCTCGCCGGCTTCATGCCGAAGCCGCCCCAAGCCGGTTACTTCCTCACCGATTCGATGCAGCCGCTGAAGTTCTCCGCGCAGACCGGGATGCTCGTCAGGCTCGATGATGCCCGAGTGATGAGAATTGATCCCCTCACCTTGGAAGCGACGCCTCATGTCGAGGCGAAGGCCGCGAACCAATCCGCCGAGGGCCCGGAAGCCTCCACGCCGGTTTACGGAATGGCACCGGTGTCTCCTGCCAATGGCATGGATTGGTATGCCATGGTCCGCGGTCTCGCCATCGAGAAGTCCGGGGGAAAGGAATGGATCGGCCTCTTGGCCGAGCCCGACCTAGCGATGCTTCAGGAGCGCCATGTGGTCACCCACCAGATGGACTTTACGGTACCGCGCAGGCAGCGCCTCTACAGGGCGGAGATCGAGACCGTTCAAGAGTTTCTCGGGCTTCGCACTGTCTACAAGAACCCCGCCGTTCTTCCCGAGAGTCCGGAATTCCTGATGGCCGGACTACTCACCCAAGGTCCCGGCGGCTACGGCCAGCAGTCCGCCCTGTGGCGTCGGGAGCCGGACAGCGTGTTCGTCCTCTCCCGCGACCGCCTCGGCGAGGATGGCCGCCTGCAGCTCTCCCGCGTGACCGGCCCGAAGGGCGCTCCCGCGTGGAGCACCGCCCTGCCGCTCTCCAATATGAGTGCCTGGCTACCCGGCGAGCGTCACGCCCTGATGCTCGGCCCGGCACCTTCCGCCGAGCATTCGCCCATGGCCGAAGAGAACGAGAATCCGGCCCAGCATATCCTCTCCATCGATCTCCAGACCGGGGCCATCCAATCCTTCAATCCCGATCTCCATCGTGACTGGCCTGCCGAAGGGAATCCGGCTCCAGCGTCGTGA
- a CDS encoding RICIN domain-containing protein, with product MKPKESTGPKDRKARSRCTRAGIVLVLLVAGATGTKMWTSPPLPSASTTEPGRETPQLKPSAPASQTARREKQGAAALSFGTAEAEGAAKAAALPERKIMGATWDSDPDPVIRDFAEWTKRYASGSEAERATMTGEGRRLAVARLTAISGQIEADPRRALANALPMAVRDALPEEFAGLMESRVSGTGDAGRVWVLAHQGETAEESPDFAEVDGVRYDAYRYGERAKMSFIDDGSIHGIAVDGRLAVLDSALRELELGERSGADPIDLCRIDETPGAVPVANAEAAAMVQFGERQATACCSAHLGAVESSLALAESQSRQTTNDENWNPSPHAQYASGDSSASGHDGVFGRPPTSHTHGTKSLLIMRAQGGGRNLTSQMLDNSYLTNAATDFHNRMQLASYGKAGISLTFTPVYQLSSWTNRDDWMNQCKALAQAGGYNLANYSTYVVILPDPGQGYAGVAYGNNIIMENNFAAWVFIHEYGHVLGLPHANTWRSSDGNPMSPSRTQQEYNDSSCWMGNNGSVHSTRSFNMNYLNRLGWLPDNTVSTVSRSGTYTIYQNDGAINLNDGRVRGLKVDRPDGETYWLSILGNNVDSVHTAFTNGVTFHTEKSWAGSGTALVDFNNPSYHSGDAPLGVNQEWHDSLSDVTFKTLSVGGTNPNRYATIQISFGPRYAGGHRPLVSGGVYRLVNHYNNQSLSGPAGTGNALPLVMATSNDADTAQRWVAWRNSDGTYSFNRQGSDKWIDVIGNSYANGADLVQHTASGSDAQRFYVRQQPNGNLYLAHKGSNGNSGQVIDMAQGNGDVLQWAWNSGAGQQWKPELVGIVPNANYRLIPNHAQAQAVEVDGANPNNGATVRMWHWNGQTHQQWRVNDAGSGRIVFGSVVHPTKSLDVNIGISTVSVWNTHNGSNQRWLPVRVGGGWMRFNPDYDTTWSMDVQGQSVANGASVTVQPSNGGTNQMWKFGDTFD from the coding sequence ATGAAGCCAAAAGAAAGCACCGGTCCAAAGGACCGGAAGGCCCGTTCAAGATGTACACGCGCCGGGATCGTGCTGGTGCTGTTAGTGGCCGGAGCGACCGGCACGAAGATGTGGACCAGCCCGCCTCTGCCCTCGGCGAGCACCACGGAGCCCGGAAGAGAAACACCGCAGTTGAAGCCGTCTGCCCCGGCTTCGCAGACGGCGCGACGCGAGAAGCAAGGAGCTGCCGCGCTTTCCTTCGGGACGGCGGAGGCGGAGGGCGCGGCGAAGGCCGCAGCACTCCCGGAGAGGAAGATCATGGGAGCCACTTGGGACAGCGATCCTGATCCGGTGATCCGCGACTTCGCGGAGTGGACGAAACGATATGCGTCGGGCTCCGAGGCGGAGCGCGCGACGATGACGGGAGAGGGACGAAGGCTCGCGGTAGCGCGTCTAACAGCAATCTCCGGTCAGATCGAGGCGGATCCTCGACGGGCGCTGGCGAATGCGCTGCCGATGGCGGTTCGCGATGCCTTGCCCGAGGAATTCGCCGGGCTGATGGAGTCACGGGTAAGCGGCACCGGCGATGCCGGGCGAGTCTGGGTGCTGGCTCACCAAGGTGAAACGGCCGAGGAGTCGCCGGACTTCGCCGAGGTGGATGGCGTGCGCTATGATGCGTATCGCTATGGCGAGCGGGCGAAGATGTCCTTCATCGACGACGGCTCGATTCACGGCATCGCGGTGGACGGGCGTTTGGCGGTGCTCGATAGCGCGCTGCGGGAGCTGGAGCTCGGCGAGAGATCGGGCGCGGACCCAATCGACCTGTGCCGGATCGATGAGACACCGGGGGCCGTGCCGGTCGCGAATGCGGAAGCCGCAGCCATGGTGCAGTTCGGCGAGCGGCAAGCGACGGCGTGTTGCTCCGCGCACCTCGGAGCGGTGGAGTCATCGCTGGCGCTGGCGGAATCGCAATCGCGGCAGACCACGAACGACGAGAACTGGAATCCCTCGCCGCACGCGCAGTATGCCAGCGGCGATAGCAGTGCCTCCGGTCATGACGGCGTCTTCGGCAGGCCGCCGACGAGCCACACGCACGGGACGAAATCCCTGCTGATCATGCGGGCGCAGGGCGGCGGGCGGAATCTGACTTCGCAGATGCTGGACAACAGCTATCTGACGAATGCGGCGACGGACTTCCACAACCGGATGCAGCTCGCCTCCTATGGCAAGGCGGGGATCTCACTGACCTTCACGCCGGTCTATCAGCTCAGCTCGTGGACGAACCGCGACGACTGGATGAACCAGTGCAAGGCGCTGGCGCAGGCAGGCGGCTACAATCTGGCGAACTACAGCACCTATGTGGTGATCCTGCCCGATCCGGGCCAAGGCTACGCGGGCGTGGCCTACGGAAACAACATCATCATGGAGAACAACTTCGCGGCCTGGGTCTTCATCCATGAATATGGCCACGTGCTCGGCCTGCCGCATGCGAACACCTGGCGGAGCAGCGATGGCAACCCGATGTCGCCCAGCCGCACTCAGCAGGAGTACAACGACTCCTCCTGCTGGATGGGGAACAACGGCTCGGTGCACTCCACGCGGAGCTTCAACATGAACTACCTGAACCGGCTGGGTTGGCTGCCGGACAACACGGTGTCCACGGTCTCGCGAAGCGGGACCTATACGATCTATCAGAACGACGGGGCCATCAACCTGAACGATGGCCGCGTCCGCGGACTGAAGGTGGATCGTCCGGATGGCGAGACCTACTGGCTGAGCATTCTGGGCAACAACGTGGACAGCGTGCACACCGCCTTCACGAACGGGGTGACCTTCCACACGGAGAAGAGCTGGGCTGGCAGCGGCACGGCCCTGGTGGACTTCAACAATCCCTCCTACCACTCCGGCGATGCGCCGCTGGGCGTGAATCAGGAATGGCACGACAGCCTGTCCGATGTGACCTTCAAAACGCTGAGCGTGGGCGGCACGAACCCGAACCGCTATGCGACGATCCAGATCTCATTCGGCCCGCGCTACGCCGGGGGACATCGCCCGCTGGTCAGCGGCGGGGTCTATCGGCTGGTGAACCACTACAACAACCAGTCGCTCTCCGGACCGGCGGGCACGGGCAACGCGCTGCCGCTGGTGATGGCCACATCCAACGATGCGGACACGGCGCAGCGCTGGGTGGCATGGCGGAACAGCGATGGCACCTATAGCTTCAATCGCCAGGGAAGCGACAAGTGGATCGATGTGATCGGCAACAGCTACGCGAACGGTGCGGACCTTGTGCAGCACACGGCGAGCGGCAGTGATGCCCAGCGCTTCTACGTGCGGCAGCAGCCGAACGGGAACCTGTATCTGGCGCACAAGGGCAGCAACGGCAACAGCGGCCAGGTGATCGACATGGCACAGGGCAACGGCGACGTGCTGCAGTGGGCTTGGAACAGCGGCGCGGGCCAGCAGTGGAAGCCGGAGCTGGTAGGCATCGTGCCGAACGCGAACTACCGCTTGATCCCGAACCATGCGCAGGCGCAGGCGGTGGAAGTGGATGGCGCGAACCCTAACAACGGCGCGACGGTGCGGATGTGGCACTGGAACGGGCAGACGCACCAGCAGTGGCGGGTGAACGATGCAGGCAGCGGCCGGATCGTCTTCGGCTCCGTGGTGCATCCCACGAAGTCGCTCGACGTGAACATCGGCATCTCGACCGTGTCGGTATGGAATACGCACAACGGTAGCAACCAACGCTGGCTGCCCGTGCGGGTGGGAGGCGGCTGGATGCGCTTCAACCCGGACTACGACACGACCTGGAGCATGGATGTGCAGGGGCAGTCGGTTGCCAACGGGGCCTCGGTCACGGTCCAGCCCTCGAACGGGGGTACCAACCAGATGTGGAAGTTCGGCGATACCTTCGATTGA
- the hisC gene encoding histidinol-phosphate transaminase: MPIDAYANRFVCDLVAYEPGKPIEETARELGLDPADIVKLASNENPLGPSPLAKAAMATALDESHIYPDGGGWKLRTAIAKRFDLDISNVVLGNGSNEIIELLCHSFLNGRAELIASDHAFVVYKLMATLFGAKYVEVPDPGYVHDLEAMADAITPDTRLVFIANPNNPTGTVVGQEALDRFMALVPEHVVVCFDEAYHEFLDDAPDMLKYVREGRNVAILRTCSKIHGLAALRIGYGLCSKGVAEILQKARQPFNTNAIAQAGALAALEDADHVAKTRAINKEGLAFYEAAFRERGLEFVPSVANFILVRVGEGDRVFREMLKQGVIIRAMSGYKLPDWVRISIGTPAQNRRCIEVLDSVLVPANV, from the coding sequence ATGCCCATCGACGCCTATGCCAACCGTTTCGTCTGCGATCTCGTCGCTTACGAGCCCGGGAAGCCCATCGAGGAAACCGCCCGCGAACTCGGCCTCGATCCTGCCGATATCGTGAAGCTCGCCTCGAACGAGAACCCGCTCGGCCCTTCTCCTCTCGCGAAGGCTGCCATGGCCACGGCTCTCGATGAATCGCACATCTACCCGGATGGCGGCGGCTGGAAGCTTCGCACCGCCATCGCCAAGCGCTTCGATCTCGATATTTCAAACGTCGTGCTCGGCAATGGCTCGAACGAGATCATCGAGCTCCTCTGCCACAGCTTCCTGAATGGCCGTGCCGAGCTGATCGCTTCTGATCACGCCTTCGTCGTCTACAAGCTCATGGCCACGCTCTTCGGCGCCAAGTACGTCGAAGTGCCGGATCCCGGCTACGTCCACGATCTCGAAGCGATGGCCGATGCGATCACGCCGGATACCCGTCTCGTCTTCATCGCGAACCCGAACAATCCCACCGGCACTGTTGTCGGTCAGGAAGCGCTCGATCGCTTCATGGCCCTCGTCCCGGAGCACGTCGTCGTCTGCTTCGACGAGGCCTACCACGAGTTCCTCGATGATGCGCCGGACATGCTCAAGTATGTCCGCGAGGGGCGCAATGTCGCGATCCTCCGCACCTGCTCGAAGATCCACGGCCTCGCCGCCCTGCGCATCGGTTACGGCCTCTGCTCGAAGGGTGTTGCCGAGATCCTCCAGAAGGCTCGGCAGCCTTTCAATACGAACGCCATTGCTCAGGCCGGTGCCCTCGCCGCGCTGGAAGACGCCGACCACGTCGCGAAGACGCGTGCCATCAACAAGGAAGGCCTCGCCTTCTATGAGGCTGCCTTCCGCGAGCGCGGTCTGGAGTTCGTCCCCAGCGTCGCGAACTTCATCCTGGTCCGGGTAGGGGAGGGGGATCGCGTCTTCCGCGAGATGCTCAAACAGGGCGTCATCATCCGTGCCATGAGCGGCTACAAGCTGCCGGATTGGGTCCGCATCTCCATCGGCACCCCGGCTCAAAACCGCCGCTGCATCGAGGTTCTCGATTCGGTTCTGGTTCCTGCAAACGTTTGA
- the mnmE gene encoding tRNA uridine-5-carboxymethylaminomethyl(34) synthesis GTPase MnmE, protein MSASDTIVALASGGGTSAVALIRLSGPQAESISDQASSGAASSAQERRATRAKIRDAAGRVIDDVLLTVFRGTRSFTGEPAVEIACHGGRLIVRRIIERLLECGARSAGPGEFTERAFLNGKLDLTQAEAVMDLISASSDLALRAAHEQLEGGIGRRTAALREDLIGLVAHLEAWIDFPEEDIDPDTGDLFRGRISAAQEGIAALLSTAEQGRVLREGVRTVICGRPNAGKSSLLNLFLGCERAIVSDEAGTTRDTIEEMVVLDGIPLRLVDTAGLRDEAGGVEREGMRRTLMEAERADLVLVVRDASLPPAESEIELPATGKARIVTVLNKADLNVDPAWGGNNGVKISCTSGEGFPDLRHAIGEALDLGEADWGEHAVAINTRHRDCLRRADASLAAADALLTTAQPPELAALELREALEALGEIAGKVDAEEVLGAIFSSFCIGK, encoded by the coding sequence ATGAGCGCCTCGGACACCATCGTGGCGCTTGCCAGCGGCGGCGGCACTTCCGCCGTCGCCCTCATCCGCCTTTCGGGTCCGCAGGCAGAGTCCATCTCGGACCAAGCCTCCTCCGGAGCCGCCAGCTCCGCTCAGGAGCGCCGTGCCACCCGCGCCAAGATCCGCGATGCCGCCGGCCGTGTGATCGATGATGTGCTTCTCACCGTGTTCCGCGGCACCCGCAGCTTCACCGGCGAGCCCGCCGTGGAGATCGCCTGCCATGGCGGAAGGCTTATCGTTCGCCGGATCATCGAGCGTCTCCTGGAGTGCGGGGCTCGCAGCGCCGGCCCCGGCGAGTTCACCGAGCGCGCCTTCTTGAATGGAAAGCTCGACCTCACCCAAGCAGAGGCGGTCATGGATCTCATCTCCGCGAGCAGCGATCTCGCCCTGCGCGCCGCCCATGAGCAGCTCGAGGGCGGAATTGGCCGCCGCACCGCCGCACTTCGGGAGGATCTCATCGGCTTGGTCGCCCACCTGGAGGCATGGATCGATTTCCCGGAGGAAGACATTGATCCCGATACCGGGGACCTCTTCCGTGGACGTATCTCCGCCGCACAGGAGGGGATCGCCGCGCTCCTTTCTACCGCGGAGCAGGGCCGCGTCCTGCGCGAGGGCGTGCGCACCGTGATCTGCGGTCGCCCGAACGCCGGGAAATCCAGCCTCCTCAATCTTTTCCTCGGCTGCGAGCGCGCCATCGTCAGCGATGAAGCAGGCACCACCCGCGACACCATCGAGGAGATGGTCGTTCTCGATGGCATCCCCCTCCGCTTGGTCGATACCGCAGGTCTCCGCGATGAGGCGGGCGGCGTGGAGCGCGAGGGCATGCGCCGCACCCTCATGGAGGCCGAACGCGCGGACTTGGTCCTCGTGGTCCGCGATGCCTCGCTTCCCCCGGCGGAAAGCGAGATCGAGCTGCCCGCCACCGGCAAGGCCCGGATCGTCACCGTTCTTAACAAGGCGGACCTAAACGTCGATCCCGCTTGGGGCGGGAATAACGGCGTAAAGATCTCCTGCACAAGCGGCGAGGGTTTCCCCGATCTGCGCCATGCCATCGGTGAGGCCCTCGATCTGGGCGAGGCGGATTGGGGCGAACACGCGGTCGCCATTAACACCCGCCATCGCGATTGTCTCCGCCGTGCCGATGCCTCGCTGGCCGCTGCCGACGCCCTTTTGACCACCGCGCAACCACCCGAACTCGCCGCCTTGGAACTTCGTGAAGCCCTCGAAGCCCTCGGCGAAATCGCCGGAAAGGTCGATGCGGAGGAAGTCCTTGGCGCGATCTTCAGCAGCTTCTGTATCGGGAAATGA
- a CDS encoding NAD-dependent deacylase, producing MNIVVLTGAGISAESGVPTFRGADGLWEGHRVEEVATPEAFVRDPHLVHHFYNLRRAKLLDGTIHPNPAHQALARLAASKEHRLFLVTQNIDDLHERGGSPDVLHMHGELLKSRCTECGAVADCREDLGRASVCKACGHLDCLRPHVVWFGEMPFGLDEISVAISQADLFVAIGTSGNVYPAAGFVFLARQAGIKTLEINLEVSEGTRIFHESRRGRAGDLVPQWVDELQ from the coding sequence ATGAATATCGTCGTCCTTACCGGTGCGGGAATCTCCGCCGAATCCGGCGTGCCTACCTTCCGCGGTGCAGATGGCCTGTGGGAGGGCCACCGGGTGGAAGAAGTCGCCACGCCGGAAGCCTTCGTCCGCGACCCCCATCTGGTCCACCATTTCTACAATCTCCGCCGCGCCAAGCTGCTGGACGGCACCATCCACCCGAATCCCGCCCACCAGGCGCTGGCTCGGCTAGCGGCATCGAAGGAGCATCGCCTCTTCCTCGTCACCCAGAACATCGATGACCTCCACGAGCGTGGCGGCTCGCCGGATGTCCTGCACATGCATGGCGAGCTGCTGAAAAGCCGCTGCACCGAGTGCGGGGCCGTGGCGGATTGCCGGGAGGATCTCGGTCGCGCCTCGGTCTGCAAGGCCTGCGGCCACCTCGATTGTCTTCGCCCGCACGTCGTCTGGTTCGGGGAGATGCCCTTCGGCCTCGATGAGATCTCGGTCGCCATCTCGCAGGCCGATCTCTTCGTGGCGATCGGGACCTCCGGCAATGTCTATCCCGCCGCCGGCTTCGTCTTTCTCGCTCGCCAAGCCGGGATCAAGACCCTGGAGATCAATCTGGAAGTCAGCGAGGGCACCCGCATTTTCCACGAAAGTCGCCGCGGCAGGGCAGGGGATCTCGTCCCGCAGTGGGTCGACGAACTCCAATAA